AGAATCGATCGGGCGTTTGTAAGGTGCAATAGGGGGCGATCGCCATTTGTGGCTTAGCTATGCCCATTTCACTGAGTTGTTGCTGTTGTACTGCCCTGAGATCGAGGCGGCAACGTTCTGGCTCTTGATCGGGGAATATGCCCACCTCTGTGGAAATTGTTGCTATCACCTGCGCGGCCACTGTTTCGGTGACCTGATAAACTTCGCCGGAAATCGCCGGCCCCAGGGCAATCCGCAGATCCTCCAATTGGCTGCCATGATTAAGAAACTTAGCGATCGCCTTGGTCAAAATTCCCGCTGCCGTGCCGCGCCATCCGGCATGAACCGCCGCCACATGGCCTAAGTTACGATCGGCGATTAAAACTGGCACACAATCAGCGGTGCAAACCCAGACCGATTGCTTAGTTTCTTTTTTTGCCAGGTTGCTATTCTCTGCCTCTGGTTGACTCAGCGCCACCTGAATAAATACTCCATCAGCTTCAGGCAAGGTTGAATTAACTTGTCCGATCGCCAACTGGTCTAGTTCTTGATTGTCTAAGAGCCGATCGCCATGTACCTGTTTGGCGCGGTAGGCAATGCCGTCAAGGGGCTGATTGGTTTGCTTCGTTTGACTGTCTCGATCGGAATTTAGAGGCGTATTTTGAGGAGTATAAAAATGCTGTTGCAACTCGATCGGCATACTCGGAGCATGAACTTTCGAGAAAAAACCATGAGCCCAGGGTGCGAGTAGATCGCAGGTTAAATAGCCGTTTTGCCAATGCCAGCCGTTACTATTCATTAGAATTAAGATGACTTAATTTTCTTAGCCAATTTAATTTGATTTAAATTTGATGCCGTGACCAATATTGGCATAGCAGAGAATGCGGCAAAATAGCAATCTCGATCGAGGTGGAGATCTGGATCATAGCTCTAAATTGATCTGACATCTTGCCAGGATCGTAACCTACGCATCACAAATTCAAATACAGCAAATAACAGATAAGAGCTTTAAGCCTGCGATCGCCAGTTATTTCGCTCGCATAATATAAAGCCTTGAGTTAGCTTAGATCTTAGATGGGTATGGATAAGGCAGAAAAAACCGAAAAGAGCAAAAAAGCAATTAGCGCTGCCCAACAAAATACCTACGATCGCATCTATGAAATGGTGCGCCAGATCCCGATCGGTAAGGTTGCTACCTATGGTCAGATCGCCGAGCTTGCTAACCTGGCTGGCAAGGCGCGACTGGTTGGCTATGCCCTGTATCAAATTGATCCGCAGACTAGTGATGTACCGTGGCATCGGGTGATCAATGCTAAAGGTGAAATATCCTATTCTCCCCTGCGGCGGGGTGGTGATTATTTTCAGCGATCGTTGCTGGAGCAAGAAGGGATCGAGTTTGATCCAGTTGGCAAGATTAATCTACGCCAATATCGCTGGCAGAGTCACTAATGCGTAGATCTGGGGCAGTAAACTCAGCCATGATTTGCAATCCCCGCGAAGTACCAATCCGGGTTGCGCCTGCCTCAATCAAAGCGACTACCTGGGCAAAGGAGCGAATCCCACCGGAAGCCTTAATCCCAATTCTGCCCTTAGTAATTGATTTCAAAAGCTTAATCTGTTCTACGGTTGCCCCTCCTGCCCAACCGGTGCTGGTTTTCAAAAAGGCGGCACCAGCATCAAGGCAAATTTCCGCTGCCAATTTTTGCTCTGCGGGCGTTAATAAACCCATTTCCAGGATCGCCTTAACTGGTAGATCAACTCCTTCACAAATTTCTGCGATCTCCCGGTGTACTGCATCAGTCTCGCCATCTTTGAGCCAACCAAGATTAATCACCACATCCAATTCCGTCGCCCCATTTTCATTGGCTTCATGGGCTTCATACAACTTGGTGGCAGATGTGGTGGCTCCACTGGGAAAACCGATTACGGTGCTTACCTGGGGGCGCTTGTTATGTAAAAGTTCGGCGGCAAGGCGCACGTAGCAAGGATAGACACAAACGCTGGCAAAATTGAATCGATCGGCCTGGTGACAAAGTTCACTGATCCGCTCGCGGTTGGCGGTGGGGTCTAATAAAGTATGGTCAATGTAGGCGGCGGGATCGATGTCAATGGGCATAGTCAATGGGCATAGCTAAATTATGATTATTTAACTAGGCCAGAGCGCAACGCCCGCACTGCAGCCTGGGTGCGATCGTCAGCGCAGAGCTTATTGAGAATATTCCGCACGTGGGTTTTAACTGTGCCCACCGTAATATACAGGCGGCTGGCGATCTCAGAATTGCTATAGCCATTTACAATTTCCGTCAACACCTCTAGTTCACGTTCGGTTAGGGGGGTGGCTTCCAAAATTTGCTTGTATTCAGGTTCCGAAGCATCGATCTCCACCGTAGGCGTGGTGTCGCGCTTGCGAATTTGATTGAGTACGACTGTAGCGATCGCCGGATCAATCCAGGCACTGCCTTCAGAGGTAAGTTGTAAAGCCTGAATCAAATCATCGGAGCTAATATCTTTAATGCAATAGGAATCGGCACCGGCCGCAAATGCTGCTAAAACCGATTCATTATTGTCAGTGAGGGTAAGAATTAGAATTCGGGGTGACTTTCCAGAACTAAAATTCAAAGACTTAATTTGCTTGGTCACCTCAATCCCATCGATGTCTGGCAAGCCCAAATCCAGAATCACCACATCTGGCTCGGTTACTTCAACTTGCTTTACGCCATCATGACCATTAGCTGCTTCAGCTACCAGGCTAATATGCCCTTGCTGTTGCAAAGTCATTTTCATACCCACGCGGGTAAGATCGTGGTCTTCAATTAGAACGACGCGAATTGGGTCCATAGCAAGGTGTTAGGAGATTATTTAAAAATGGGGTAATTCAAGTAACTTTAGTGTAGTGCCCATGCCCAGAATTTAATTCACATAGTTTAATTTACTAGAGGGGCACTAAATGCTACTTCCTTCAGGTACAAATTATCCACATACCTATAAAGGATCTCATACAATGGCACTTTATGAGTTAATTAAGTTTAACTTGCTCAATGCAGCAAAGTGGGCGGGAAACCGAAACCCTGACCAATATGACCGATCGCCTATGCTAAAAGAACATTGCTGCCTATGCCAGAGCAGCGATTGAGCAGAACCAAGCAAAACCAAGCAAAATCAAGCAAAACATTCTTTTCCTACGCCTATGCCTCAAGATTTTGTGCCCGAATTACCAATTGAGAGCAGCTTTTTGGCGAAGCTAGATGCCGCGATCGCCACCAATGATAGTTTGCTTTGTATTGGTCTGGAACCCAATCCCGAAACAATCCCAGCGGAATATGCGGCGGAATATATCAAAGAACTCGATCGCCACAGTGACCCCGACCAGGTGGCGCAAATGTTGTGGCAATGGTTGCAGTATGTAATTAGGGAAACTTCTGCCGCCGTGTGTGCCTATAAGCCAACCCTGGGATTTTATACCGCGCTTGGCTCTGTGGGGATGGAGCTGCTCAGCCAAACCCTGGCGATCATTCCTGATCATATTCCGGTAATTCTGGATGCTAAACATGGGGATATAAATAGCTCCTCGGTGTTGGCACATACGGCATTTAGCCGCTGGCATGTAGATGCGATCACCCTCAGTCCCTGGGCTGGCCAGGACTCAGCCGCTAGATTTCTTAATTATGCAAACAAGGCGGTTTTTGTGCAATGCCATTCCGCCAACCTGACTGCTCAGGCACTACAGAACTATCCTGACCCTAATAGTCCAGTGTATTTGGAATTAGTGCGGCAATGCCAGACCTGGGGAACAGATGAACAACTTGGCTTTGAAGTGGGGGCGGCTCAGCCCGATGCGATCGCCAGGGTCAGGGCGATTGCACCAGAGCGATTGATTTTGGCTCGTAGTTTGTGGGCGCAAAGTGATGAGCAGAGTCAAGGCGAATCCGGCGATCCTGGCAAGTTTAGCGATCTCAAGTTGGCGCAAGGTAGTAGACGAAACGAAGCGATCGATCAACCGGATAACTTAACTCAGTTATTAGAAGCA
The sequence above is a segment of the Pseudanabaena sp. PCC 7367 genome. Coding sequences within it:
- the pgeF gene encoding peptidoglycan editing factor PgeF, translating into MNSNGWHWQNGYLTCDLLAPWAHGFFSKVHAPSMPIELQQHFYTPQNTPLNSDRDSQTKQTNQPLDGIAYRAKQVHGDRLLDNQELDQLAIGQVNSTLPEADGVFIQVALSQPEAENSNLAKKETKQSVWVCTADCVPVLIADRNLGHVAAVHAGWRGTAAGILTKAIAKFLNHGSQLEDLRIALGPAISGEVYQVTETVAAQVIATISTEVGIFPDQEPERCRLDLRAVQQQQLSEMGIAKPQMAIAPYCTLQTPDRFYSYRRYTKENPDHKGGAPRVQWSGIAIN
- a CDS encoding MGMT family protein, with amino-acid sequence MDKAEKTEKSKKAISAAQQNTYDRIYEMVRQIPIGKVATYGQIAELANLAGKARLVGYALYQIDPQTSDVPWHRVINAKGEISYSPLRRGGDYFQRSLLEQEGIEFDPVGKINLRQYRWQSH
- the pyrF gene encoding orotidine-5'-phosphate decarboxylase, translating into MPQDFVPELPIESSFLAKLDAAIATNDSLLCIGLEPNPETIPAEYAAEYIKELDRHSDPDQVAQMLWQWLQYVIRETSAAVCAYKPTLGFYTALGSVGMELLSQTLAIIPDHIPVILDAKHGDINSSSVLAHTAFSRWHVDAITLSPWAGQDSAARFLNYANKAVFVQCHSANLTAQALQNYPDPNSPVYLELVRQCQTWGTDEQLGFEVGAAQPDAIARVRAIAPERLILARSLWAQSDEQSQGESGDPGKFSDLKLAQGSRRNEAIDQPDNLTQLLEAGLDQNGKGLILTVRQDILTTNSPARQMRSLCDLVNQIRIPIAAEQPICPIWLPNVCVIDAPSRSPLPHFDLILQLYDIGCIMFGEYVQASGETFPYYVDLRKIISNPQVFDKVIAAYAGILQELNFDRIAGIPYGALPTATGLALQLNRPMIFPRKEVKAYGARRLIEGHFEPGERIVVVDDIMISGKSVIEGVKKLESSGLVVKDIVVFINHERGVSERIADQGYRSHAVLTISEIATTLYQAGRLSEDQVSFFAHH
- the deoC gene encoding deoxyribose-phosphate aldolase; the encoded protein is MPIDIDPAAYIDHTLLDPTANRERISELCHQADRFNFASVCVYPCYVRLAAELLHNKRPQVSTVIGFPSGATTSATKLYEAHEANENGATELDVVINLGWLKDGETDAVHREIAEICEGVDLPVKAILEMGLLTPAEQKLAAEICLDAGAAFLKTSTGWAGGATVEQIKLLKSITKGRIGIKASGGIRSFAQVVALIEAGATRIGTSRGLQIMAEFTAPDLRISDSASDIGVD
- a CDS encoding response regulator, with amino-acid sequence MDPIRVVLIEDHDLTRVGMKMTLQQQGHISLVAEAANGHDGVKQVEVTEPDVVILDLGLPDIDGIEVTKQIKSLNFSSGKSPRILILTLTDNNESVLAAFAAGADSYCIKDISSDDLIQALQLTSEGSAWIDPAIATVVLNQIRKRDTTPTVEIDASEPEYKQILEATPLTERELEVLTEIVNGYSNSEIASRLYITVGTVKTHVRNILNKLCADDRTQAAVRALRSGLVK